Proteins encoded in a region of the Pigmentiphaga litoralis genome:
- a CDS encoding O-antigen ligase family protein, translating into MMLTSLASRYLLTSLTCLALAVGPFLHIPWTIDASYHNNQRLMQVLVLVIAAVTVLVRQRRHGAAMIWPGKAGAASLGVWLLLGVVSGMQALSPRHAFYEWGSMTLLVMLALAIAAEWSTDADAGQVAARMRRMALWCGYGCVAYIFLAMAYYLIAVVGHVQPSQLMLSPGYDNHRFLNHVQTISLPFLAWLALPAAGVADGRAHRAMWWRMTAVWWMLLFVTGGRGTVFGIGVAIVVVLGGYGRQAWPWVRVLVTSAAAGLVAYLLLYVALPLAIGLKPFGVLQGVAERSLVDPASGRLDLWRLAGAMIQSHPWLGEGPLHFAHRAMALQANAHPHDWLLQIAAEWGVPAVIALTAALVCGVVAMWRRGRAVADDDLAGQALRTVLTGGVAATIADAFVSGSIVMPMSQLWIVVLVACAVAWTQQGRTASSAAPNPAAARPPRRNVWVSMFMALVLAFAVASVLRGMLPEALDLTAQERDFTPPAYPFFAPRLWRNGYF; encoded by the coding sequence ATGATGTTGACTTCCCTTGCGTCGCGATACCTGCTGACGTCGCTGACTTGCCTGGCGCTCGCCGTCGGTCCCTTCCTCCACATTCCGTGGACGATCGACGCGTCGTATCACAACAACCAGCGCCTGATGCAGGTCCTTGTCCTGGTGATTGCTGCCGTGACGGTGCTTGTGCGTCAGCGCCGCCACGGCGCAGCCATGATCTGGCCCGGCAAGGCCGGCGCGGCGTCGCTGGGCGTGTGGCTGTTGCTGGGTGTCGTATCGGGCATGCAGGCGCTGTCGCCAAGGCATGCCTTCTACGAGTGGGGATCGATGACCTTGCTGGTCATGCTGGCGCTGGCGATCGCCGCGGAATGGTCGACGGATGCCGATGCCGGTCAGGTTGCGGCGCGCATGCGGCGCATGGCGTTGTGGTGTGGCTACGGCTGCGTCGCCTACATTTTTCTGGCGATGGCGTACTACCTGATTGCCGTCGTCGGCCATGTGCAGCCATCCCAACTGATGCTGTCGCCCGGCTATGACAACCACCGTTTCCTCAATCACGTGCAGACCATCAGCCTGCCATTCCTGGCATGGCTGGCGCTGCCCGCGGCCGGGGTGGCGGATGGCCGGGCGCATCGCGCCATGTGGTGGCGGATGACGGCGGTGTGGTGGATGCTGCTGTTCGTGACGGGCGGCCGCGGCACGGTGTTCGGGATAGGCGTGGCCATCGTGGTCGTGCTGGGGGGATATGGCCGGCAAGCCTGGCCTTGGGTGCGCGTGCTGGTCACCAGCGCGGCCGCCGGGCTCGTTGCCTATCTGCTGCTCTACGTCGCGCTGCCGCTCGCCATCGGTCTCAAGCCGTTCGGCGTGTTGCAGGGGGTGGCCGAACGCAGCCTGGTGGATCCGGCGTCCGGTCGGCTGGACCTGTGGCGGTTGGCGGGGGCGATGATCCAGTCGCATCCCTGGCTGGGTGAAGGCCCGCTGCATTTTGCGCATCGGGCCATGGCATTGCAGGCCAATGCGCATCCGCATGATTGGCTGCTGCAGATCGCTGCCGAATGGGGCGTTCCCGCCGTCATTGCACTGACCGCCGCGCTGGTTTGCGGCGTCGTGGCGATGTGGCGACGCGGGCGCGCCGTGGCCGATGACGACTTGGCTGGCCAGGCGCTGCGGACCGTGCTGACCGGCGGTGTGGCCGCGACGATCGCCGATGCCTTTGTGTCCGGCTCGATCGTGATGCCCATGAGCCAGTTATGGATCGTGGTGCTGGTGGCGTGTGCGGTGGCGTGGACCCAACAGGGAAGGACGGCGTCCAGCGCCGCGCCGAACCCTGCGGCTGCGAGGCCGCCGCGGCGCAACGTATGGGTCAGCATGTTCATGGCGCTGGTCCTGGCCTTTGCCGTCGCGTCCGTGCTGCGCGGCATGCTGCCCGAGGCGCTGGACCTGACCGCCCAGGAACGCGACTTCACGCCGCCTGCTTATCCCTTCTTTGCGCCGCGGCTGTGGCGCAATGGGTATTTCTGA
- a CDS encoding AraC family transcriptional regulator encodes MSDVLADCRADRAVTARFGLRGPFALASLGVEGALIRMSTGGGYWIQVADDAPRWIGPGDLVLLPLGTAHSVSSDPALPLQPIASLIARHAVGEHGDAPLVFDTGEGDTRIELFSAHLWLSAYGRDTVMRLLPPIIHVADAASPSVGPLAAMMQALVDETLAQQPGWKLSAARMADLLLVHVLRAHLAQSGMQHAGWLRGLTDPSIARVLMAIHRAPDRSWTLDALAREAGMSRTRFAARFRERVDVSPIQYLATHRLTLAADRLAQGGQRVSEVARQLGFTSDKVFARAFTRWAGVTPGAYGNGQRKALASAAAGTAAAGVAAAGTAAAGIAAAGSAAVGTAAADTATPTAALSAAATPAAKISS; translated from the coding sequence TTGAGCGACGTATTGGCCGATTGCCGGGCGGACCGGGCCGTGACGGCGCGGTTCGGCCTGCGCGGTCCGTTCGCGCTGGCGTCCTTGGGCGTCGAGGGTGCCTTGATCCGCATGTCGACCGGCGGCGGATACTGGATCCAGGTGGCAGACGACGCGCCACGCTGGATCGGTCCGGGCGACCTGGTGTTGCTGCCATTGGGCACCGCGCATTCGGTGTCGTCCGACCCGGCGTTGCCCTTGCAACCCATTGCGTCCTTGATTGCACGGCACGCGGTAGGAGAACACGGCGATGCGCCGCTGGTGTTTGACACCGGCGAAGGCGATACGCGCATCGAATTGTTCTCGGCCCACCTGTGGCTGTCCGCCTATGGCCGCGACACCGTCATGCGTTTGTTGCCGCCGATCATTCACGTCGCTGACGCCGCGTCGCCCAGTGTCGGGCCGCTGGCGGCCATGATGCAGGCGCTGGTCGATGAAACCCTGGCGCAGCAACCCGGTTGGAAATTGTCGGCGGCGCGGATGGCCGACCTGCTGCTGGTGCATGTGCTGCGGGCCCATCTTGCCCAGTCCGGCATGCAGCACGCCGGCTGGCTGCGCGGGCTGACCGACCCGTCGATTGCCCGTGTCCTGATGGCGATCCACCGCGCGCCTGACCGCTCGTGGACGCTGGATGCGCTGGCGCGCGAGGCCGGCATGTCGCGCACCCGGTTTGCCGCGCGGTTTCGGGAACGGGTCGACGTGTCGCCGATCCAGTACCTGGCCACGCATCGCCTGACGCTGGCGGCTGACCGCCTGGCGCAAGGTGGACAACGCGTGTCCGAGGTGGCTCGTCAACTTGGGTTCACGTCGGACAAGGTCTTTGCGCGGGCATTTACGCGGTGGGCCGGCGTGACGCCGGGGGCGTATGGCAACGGGCAGCGCAAGGCCTTGGCCAGTGCTGCGGCTGGCACCGCAGCGGCTGGCGTCGCGGCGGCTGGCACTGCAGCGGCTGGCATCGCAGCGGCTGGCAGTGCTGCGGTTGGCACCGCGGCGGCTGACACTGCAACGCCGACCGCTGCCCTATCAGCCGCTGCAACCCCTGCCGCTAAGATATCGTCCTGA
- a CDS encoding FAD-dependent oxidoreductase — MTASPTLHTTIVGGGIAGSALAIALAADGHRVTVIEKQSEWAFQSSGIFIYSNGLVALDPIGVLPEILAAGFVVEDGENLYLDHHGDPIVDVFYPAAEGGRIPPVIGIKRAEMHRVLATRMQALGVEVRLGTTVEAIDDTAAEHVKVHTSDGATINCDLVVGADGIRSRVRALLLGAIEPTYTGFGVWRSIHRRPADVVSKLLMMGVGKRFGVMPISHDTLYVYATSNEPGRPWYAPDTWHAQMRAKFDEFQGPARRYLEELSPATETLYTSVEEVRLPLPWHRGRVQLIGDAAHASTPFMGQGGAMALEDAVILAEMFRNRSAHAPLTDTLQAFGERRYPRCAFVQDVSRKVGEAGGLENDASCLVRNARMKAGAQADVDRFYAQMLGPF, encoded by the coding sequence ATGACCGCCTCACCCACGCTTCATACAACCATTGTCGGCGGCGGCATTGCCGGATCCGCGCTCGCCATTGCCCTGGCCGCGGACGGGCACCGGGTCACCGTGATCGAAAAACAATCCGAATGGGCTTTCCAAAGCTCGGGCATCTTCATCTACAGCAACGGCCTGGTCGCGCTTGACCCGATCGGCGTGCTGCCCGAGATCCTGGCCGCAGGCTTCGTCGTGGAAGATGGCGAGAACCTCTATCTCGATCACCACGGCGACCCGATTGTCGACGTGTTCTACCCCGCCGCAGAGGGCGGCCGCATTCCGCCGGTCATCGGCATCAAGCGCGCCGAGATGCATCGGGTACTGGCGACCCGCATGCAGGCCTTGGGGGTGGAAGTGCGGCTGGGCACGACCGTCGAAGCGATCGACGACACCGCGGCAGAGCACGTCAAGGTGCATACCAGCGACGGCGCGACCATCAATTGTGACCTGGTCGTCGGTGCCGATGGCATCCGGTCGCGCGTCCGCGCCCTGCTTCTGGGCGCCATCGAACCGACCTACACCGGGTTTGGCGTCTGGCGCAGCATCCACCGGCGGCCGGCCGACGTCGTCAGCAAGCTGTTGATGATGGGGGTCGGCAAACGGTTCGGCGTCATGCCGATCTCGCACGACACCCTGTATGTCTATGCCACCAGCAACGAACCTGGCCGGCCCTGGTATGCCCCTGACACCTGGCATGCGCAGATGCGCGCCAAGTTCGACGAGTTCCAGGGACCGGCGCGGCGCTACCTGGAAGAGCTGTCTCCCGCCACGGAAACGCTCTACACGTCGGTCGAAGAAGTGCGCCTGCCCCTGCCCTGGCATCGTGGACGGGTGCAACTGATTGGCGACGCGGCGCATGCATCGACCCCCTTCATGGGACAAGGCGGCGCGATGGCGCTGGAAGACGCCGTGATCCTGGCCGAGATGTTCCGGAACCGGAGCGCCCACGCGCCATTGACGGACACCCTGCAGGCCTTTGGCGAACGCCGCTATCCCCGCTGCGCGTTCGTGCAGGACGTGTCGCGCAAGGTCGGCGAAGCCGGCGGACTGGAAAACGATGCCAGTTGCCTGGTGCGCAATGCGCGCATGAAGGCGGGCGCCCAGGCGGACGTCGATCGTTTCTACGCCCAGATGCTGGGACCGTTTTGA
- a CDS encoding AsmA family protein has protein sequence MTRNKKIAAGVVGTLVLLIVILVIVIATFDWNRLKPTINEKVSDAIGRQFAINGDLSVRWARDADTTGWRGWIPWPHVTANDITVANTDWGKAPQFASLQRGEFSLSPLPLLAHRVVIRHVQLTKPSADLQRLADGRANWDFKMKEDEDDKPSSWVIDLNEIAFDTGRVAFVDETLKADLEVAIDPLGKPIPFAELAGEAAANDARAISKADLRDYVFGWAVKGKYNAQSLSGDGKIGGMLALRESDVPFPLQANVKVGDTRGSVVGTFTDPMHLGKLDVKLKLSGASMADLFPLIGVALPDTPPYSTDGRLVAEISRPEGGHFEYRGFNGKVGESDIHGEISFDKITPRPKLAGRLTSNLLRLEDLGPLVGVQSGGAKKPDDSATKQPANKALPVQEFRTERWADMDADVTLAAKRIVHSAKLPISDLDVHAVLDAGKLTLDPLNFGMAGGTMRSTIALDGSKTPMQGRVKIGARKLQLKQLFADAKTMEKSLGEMNGDAAITGTGNSVATLLGTSNGEVKLLINDGVISQSLMEIAGLNVGNYVVSKLFGDDEVNINCAASDIAIKNGLATPNMFVFDTENAIINVTGETNFKTEAMDLDITPKSKGFRIFSLRSPLYVRGTFKDPKPGVHVGPLAARAAGMVALGVIAAPAAGLLALIAPSAGEDDSKCSAMLRQMQGAPQAPAPKGR, from the coding sequence ATGACGCGAAACAAGAAAATTGCCGCGGGAGTCGTTGGCACGTTGGTCCTGCTGATCGTGATCCTCGTGATCGTGATCGCCACCTTCGACTGGAATCGGCTCAAGCCGACCATCAATGAAAAAGTGTCCGACGCCATCGGCCGTCAGTTCGCCATCAATGGCGACTTGAGCGTGCGCTGGGCCCGGGATGCCGATACGACCGGATGGCGCGGATGGATTCCGTGGCCGCACGTCACCGCCAACGACATCACCGTCGCCAATACGGATTGGGGCAAGGCGCCTCAATTCGCCAGCCTGCAGCGGGGTGAATTCAGCCTGTCCCCCCTGCCCTTGCTGGCGCACCGCGTCGTCATCCGTCACGTCCAGTTGACCAAGCCATCGGCCGACCTTCAACGGCTGGCCGACGGCCGCGCCAATTGGGATTTCAAGATGAAGGAAGACGAGGACGACAAGCCCTCGTCATGGGTCATCGACCTGAACGAAATCGCCTTCGATACCGGCCGCGTGGCTTTCGTAGACGAAACGCTCAAGGCCGATCTGGAAGTCGCCATCGATCCGCTGGGCAAGCCGATTCCGTTTGCCGAACTGGCCGGCGAAGCCGCCGCCAATGACGCGCGCGCCATCAGCAAGGCGGACCTGCGCGACTACGTCTTCGGTTGGGCGGTCAAGGGCAAATACAACGCGCAGTCGCTGAGCGGTGACGGCAAGATCGGCGGCATGCTGGCCTTGCGCGAATCCGACGTGCCCTTCCCCCTGCAGGCGAACGTCAAGGTCGGCGACACCCGTGGGTCGGTGGTCGGCACCTTTACCGACCCCATGCATCTGGGCAAGCTCGACGTCAAGCTGAAGCTTTCCGGCGCCAGCATGGCGGACCTGTTTCCGCTGATTGGCGTGGCCTTGCCTGACACCCCGCCGTATTCGACCGACGGTCGCCTGGTTGCCGAAATCAGCCGACCCGAAGGCGGTCACTTTGAATACCGCGGCTTCAACGGCAAGGTCGGCGAGAGCGATATCCACGGCGAGATCTCGTTCGACAAGATCACGCCCCGCCCCAAGCTGGCAGGTCGTCTTACGTCGAACCTGCTTCGTCTGGAAGACCTTGGTCCGCTGGTCGGCGTGCAATCGGGCGGCGCCAAGAAGCCTGATGACAGCGCCACCAAACAACCCGCCAACAAGGCCTTGCCGGTGCAGGAATTCCGCACGGAACGCTGGGCCGACATGGACGCCGACGTGACCTTGGCCGCCAAACGCATCGTGCATAGCGCCAAGTTGCCGATTTCGGATCTGGATGTGCATGCCGTGCTGGATGCGGGCAAGCTGACGCTGGACCCGCTGAACTTCGGCATGGCCGGCGGCACCATGCGATCGACCATTGCATTGGACGGTTCGAAGACACCCATGCAAGGACGCGTCAAGATCGGCGCCCGCAAACTGCAGCTCAAGCAGCTGTTTGCCGATGCCAAGACGATGGAAAAGAGCCTGGGCGAAATGAATGGCGATGCGGCGATTACCGGTACCGGCAACTCGGTCGCAACGCTGCTCGGAACGTCCAACGGTGAAGTCAAACTGCTGATCAACGATGGGGTCATCAGCCAGAGCCTGATGGAAATCGCGGGCTTGAACGTAGGCAACTATGTGGTCAGCAAGCTGTTTGGCGACGACGAAGTCAACATCAATTGCGCGGCGTCCGACATTGCGATCAAGAACGGTCTGGCCACGCCCAACATGTTTGTCTTCGACACCGAGAACGCCATCATCAACGTGACGGGTGAGACCAACTTCAAGACCGAAGCCATGGACCTGGACATTACGCCCAAGAGCAAGGGCTTCCGGATCTTCTCGCTGCGTTCGCCCTTGTATGTGCGCGGGACCTTCAAGGATCCGAAGCCCGGCGTTCACGTAGGTCCGCTGGCCGCTCGCGCCGCCGGGATGGTCGCACTTGGCGTGATTGCCGCACCGGCTGCCGGCCTGCTGGCCCTGATCGCCCCCAGCGCGGGTGAAGACGACAGCAAGTGCAGCGCGATGCTGCGTCAGATGCAAGGTGCTCCGCAAGCGCCGGCGCCCAAAGGCCGGTAA
- a CDS encoding flavodoxin family protein, giving the protein MSLTTLAINCTLKPSPNDSSCGLLLSRTMELFNQAGAPGEIIRAVDYTIKPGVTADEGEDDDWPALRDKVLEADILLLGTPIWLGHPSSECQRVLERLDAMLSDKDEGGRMLTFGRVAAVAVVGNEDGAHHVAAELFQALNDVGYTIPASATAYWVGEAMQAVDFKDLPKTPDKTQGAMEVLVNNCVHLAKLLKQGQYPEVK; this is encoded by the coding sequence ATGTCGCTCACTACACTGGCCATCAACTGCACGCTCAAACCATCACCGAATGATTCGTCGTGCGGGCTGCTGTTGTCGCGCACCATGGAATTGTTCAACCAGGCCGGCGCGCCTGGAGAAATCATCCGGGCCGTCGACTACACGATCAAACCCGGCGTCACGGCCGACGAGGGCGAAGACGATGACTGGCCCGCGCTGCGGGACAAGGTCCTTGAAGCCGACATCCTGTTATTGGGCACGCCGATCTGGCTGGGGCATCCGTCCAGCGAATGCCAGCGCGTGCTTGAACGCCTGGATGCCATGCTGAGCGACAAGGATGAAGGTGGCCGCATGCTGACCTTCGGCCGTGTGGCCGCCGTGGCGGTGGTGGGCAACGAAGACGGTGCGCACCATGTCGCGGCCGAACTCTTTCAGGCCTTGAATGATGTGGGCTACACGATCCCGGCATCAGCGACCGCGTACTGGGTGGGCGAAGCGATGCAGGCCGTCGATTTCAAGGATCTTCCGAAGACACCGGATAAAACGCAGGGCGCCATGGAAGTGCTGGTCAACAACTGCGTCCACTTGGCCAAGCTGCTCAAGCAGGGGCAATACCCGGAAGTGAAATAG
- a CDS encoding MFS transporter — translation MPPSDNNSAGLTRRQSIFIFACFAIAYFCSYGLRSVNAVLAPYITQDLKLNTSQLGWLSSAFFVSLAVMQAPLGVWLDRYGARRVESSLLLVAAIGSFVLVTADGFALTSLGRALIGCGVAASLMAPFSYFRRCYPADRQPQLALWILVAGTGGAVFFTTPAAALAAAWGWRSVHLASGISLAVIAALLWRFVPDADVQRLPAGQAPEDVSLRRLLRHPVILRAMPLAAVGQGSIIALQTLWAGPWMTDVLGMSASDSATALLWSMVAMMTGYVGMSVLSPPLQRRFGLTPIALVGYVICISAIFLIALLPLRGAWVLWLVVGVGVAPIMLMQPALAMQFPKEAAGRLVTLYNMFVFVGAFIAQWSVGLVVDLLRETGLSRPHAFMLTLGGVAILQTAAFVWFLYQERMARRNAAC, via the coding sequence ATGCCTCCCTCAGATAACAATAGCGCCGGGCTCACCCGGCGCCAGTCCATCTTCATCTTTGCCTGCTTCGCGATCGCCTATTTCTGTTCCTACGGCTTGCGATCAGTCAATGCCGTGCTGGCGCCCTACATCACGCAGGATCTGAAGCTCAACACGTCCCAACTGGGCTGGCTCTCGTCAGCCTTTTTCGTGTCGCTGGCCGTCATGCAGGCGCCGCTTGGCGTATGGCTGGACCGGTACGGCGCGCGGCGGGTCGAATCCAGCCTGCTGCTGGTGGCCGCCATCGGATCCTTCGTGCTGGTCACCGCGGATGGCTTTGCGCTGACCTCGCTGGGGCGTGCGTTGATCGGATGTGGCGTGGCCGCCAGCCTGATGGCGCCGTTCTCGTATTTCCGCCGGTGCTATCCGGCGGACCGCCAGCCGCAACTGGCCTTGTGGATATTGGTGGCCGGCACAGGCGGGGCCGTGTTCTTTACGACGCCGGCCGCCGCGCTGGCAGCGGCCTGGGGCTGGCGCAGCGTGCACCTGGCGTCCGGCATCTCGCTCGCCGTGATTGCGGCGCTGCTGTGGCGTTTCGTGCCCGATGCCGACGTGCAGCGGCTGCCGGCGGGCCAGGCCCCCGAAGACGTATCGCTGCGCCGCCTGTTGCGGCATCCCGTGATCCTGCGCGCCATGCCGCTGGCGGCGGTCGGGCAGGGCAGCATCATCGCCTTGCAGACGCTGTGGGCCGGCCCCTGGATGACGGACGTGCTTGGCATGAGCGCCAGCGACAGCGCGACCGCATTGCTCTGGTCCATGGTCGCAATGATGACCGGCTACGTCGGAATGAGCGTGCTCAGTCCACCGCTGCAGCGCCGCTTCGGGCTGACGCCGATCGCCCTGGTCGGCTATGTGATCTGCATCTCGGCCATCTTCCTGATCGCGCTGTTGCCCCTGCGCGGCGCCTGGGTGCTCTGGCTGGTGGTGGGCGTGGGCGTTGCCCCGATCATGCTCATGCAGCCCGCGCTGGCCATGCAATTCCCCAAGGAGGCCGCAGGCCGCCTGGTGACGCTCTACAACATGTTCGTGTTCGTGGGCGCCTTCATTGCGCAGTGGTCGGTCGGACTGGTGGTCGATCTGCTGCGCGAAACGGGCCTGTCGCGCCCGCACGCCTTCATGCTGACGCTGGGCGGCGTCGCGATCCTGCAAACGGCGGCCTTTGTGTGGTTCCTGTACCAGGAGCGCATGGCGCGGCGGAACGCCGCTTGCTGA
- a CDS encoding fibronectin type III domain-containing protein produces the protein MDRRTFGKKVSVIAAALAGSGALAACGGGDDDAVGTNPTTPPTTPLAPLPTTRFSSDRLVLSEPMLQLPTADTVRVVWFTEFEGKDHQVRYGASLDRAVPATSRKMSRMYEDKTSKVTGRTYTGVTERDIWRHEATVTGLTAGVRVPYVAVSSDGTKAMRSDDNTLQALPAVGQTTRLLLTSDLQLKKMAAANYERVAETLAPIDGVLFAGDLVNVPNRASEWFDNNVPDAPPFFAAMQGTMTKWQPTSTYTGGALLQNAWIMPILGNHEYSGRWRPQTNDLGTMFNDPQPLWYAEMRYAQQAATINPTNDPKVRATWIADNSFETISYEEMFTLPEGPDGKRYYSQRLGDVHVIAMDGNRIWRGWGANSKGKLSETLADVNNPDAWGFGDFQFWPFGKGSRQYTWLQGVLDSAEFKSAKYKIVMVHQSVFGLGDNAIPTMAQTKVSFDYEDTNGQRRILGPLALPISAATWASDIQPIIAAKRMRYVKYDYPLAEDVWKTDIEPLLVAAGVQLVHVGHSHLWCRSKVGNLNYIETSNVGNTYGAYVAGLAPKRTAIPALSATQPHTTLTWNQADYPLDGDPHGRPIVAPNLRNVMAELAGTGNVPFLSSNDITAYSVFDSKAGTISSYAFDTRYPARAPIKFDEFPLIG, from the coding sequence ATGGACCGCAGGACGTTTGGAAAGAAAGTCAGTGTGATCGCCGCCGCGCTCGCCGGATCGGGGGCGCTGGCTGCGTGCGGGGGTGGCGACGATGATGCCGTTGGCACCAACCCGACCACGCCGCCCACCACGCCACTGGCTCCGTTGCCCACCACGCGTTTCAGCAGCGACCGCCTTGTGCTGTCCGAACCCATGCTGCAGTTGCCCACGGCCGATACGGTACGTGTCGTGTGGTTCACCGAATTCGAAGGCAAGGACCACCAGGTCCGCTACGGCGCGTCGCTGGACCGCGCCGTTCCTGCCACCTCGCGCAAGATGTCCCGCATGTATGAGGACAAGACGTCCAAGGTCACCGGCCGCACGTACACCGGCGTGACCGAGCGCGACATCTGGCGCCATGAAGCCACCGTGACAGGCCTGACCGCAGGCGTGCGGGTGCCCTATGTCGCGGTCAGCAGCGATGGCACGAAAGCCATGCGCAGCGACGACAACACCCTGCAGGCGCTGCCGGCCGTGGGCCAGACCACACGCCTGTTGCTGACGTCCGACCTGCAACTGAAGAAGATGGCCGCGGCCAATTACGAGCGCGTGGCCGAGACGCTGGCCCCGATCGACGGCGTGCTGTTTGCCGGCGATCTGGTCAACGTGCCTAACCGCGCGTCGGAATGGTTCGACAACAACGTACCCGATGCGCCGCCATTCTTTGCCGCGATGCAAGGCACGATGACCAAGTGGCAGCCGACATCCACGTACACCGGCGGCGCGCTGCTGCAGAACGCGTGGATCATGCCTATCCTGGGCAATCACGAGTATTCGGGCCGGTGGCGTCCCCAGACCAACGACCTGGGCACCATGTTCAATGACCCGCAGCCGCTCTGGTATGCCGAGATGCGCTATGCGCAGCAGGCCGCGACGATCAACCCGACCAACGACCCCAAGGTCCGTGCGACCTGGATCGCCGACAATTCCTTCGAGACGATTTCGTACGAAGAGATGTTCACGCTGCCCGAAGGGCCGGATGGCAAGCGTTACTACTCGCAGCGTCTGGGCGACGTGCATGTGATCGCCATGGATGGCAACCGCATCTGGCGCGGCTGGGGCGCCAACAGCAAGGGCAAGCTGAGCGAAACGCTTGCGGATGTCAACAATCCCGACGCCTGGGGCTTTGGCGACTTCCAGTTCTGGCCGTTCGGCAAAGGCTCGCGCCAATACACGTGGCTGCAGGGCGTGCTCGATAGCGCCGAGTTCAAGTCGGCCAAATACAAGATCGTGATGGTGCACCAGTCGGTATTCGGTTTGGGCGACAACGCGATCCCGACCATGGCCCAGACCAAGGTCAGCTTCGACTACGAAGACACCAACGGCCAGCGCCGCATCCTGGGCCCGCTTGCCTTGCCGATCAGCGCCGCCACCTGGGCCTCGGACATCCAGCCCATCATCGCGGCCAAGCGCATGCGCTACGTCAAATACGATTATCCGCTGGCCGAAGACGTCTGGAAGACGGACATCGAACCGCTGCTGGTCGCAGCCGGTGTGCAACTGGTCCACGTCGGCCACTCGCACCTGTGGTGCCGTTCGAAAGTTGGCAATCTCAACTATATCGAGACGTCCAACGTCGGCAACACGTATGGCGCCTATGTAGCGGGCCTGGCGCCCAAGCGCACGGCCATCCCGGCCTTGTCGGCCACGCAGCCGCATACGACGCTGACCTGGAACCAGGCGGACTATCCCCTGGACGGCGATCCCCACGGCCGCCCCATCGTCGCGCCCAACCTGCGCAACGTCATGGCCGAACTGGCCGGCACCGGCAACGTCCCGTTCCTGTCGAGCAACGACATCACGGCCTACAGCGTGTTCGATTCCAAGGCCGGCACCATCAGCAGCTACGCCTTCGACACCCGCTACCCCGCCCGCGCCCCCATCAAGTTCGACGAGTTCCCCTTGATCGGTTGA
- a CDS encoding Bug family tripartite tricarboxylate transporter substrate binding protein, which translates to MAMALSGAALPVLAADAFPSQPLKLVVPFGPGSSPDQVARIVGEKAGALLGQTIVVENKPGASGNIGTNAIATAKPDGYTFGVSITGPLVNNTLLFDKLPYDPVKDLSPLTLAVHQPNVLVVRSDSGIANIAQLLEMLKKQPGKSNFPSTGAGTVSHLSVELMLQQIGSSATHVPYPSSPAALTSLVAGDTQFGALPPVAVMPMVKEGRLKALAVTSSRRSALLPDIPTLAEVGVPGIEGSAWIGFVVGSKVPAAIQKTLSDALIAALQDPTVRSRLQAVYMDPVGESPAAFRSYMDDELKRWGPLIKKLNLKSE; encoded by the coding sequence ATGGCGATGGCTTTGAGCGGGGCCGCGCTGCCCGTCCTGGCGGCCGATGCCTTTCCGTCGCAGCCCTTGAAGCTGGTGGTGCCCTTCGGTCCGGGATCGAGTCCCGATCAGGTAGCGCGCATCGTTGGCGAGAAGGCAGGCGCGCTGCTCGGCCAGACCATCGTCGTGGAAAACAAACCCGGCGCCAGCGGCAACATCGGCACCAATGCCATCGCCACGGCCAAGCCCGACGGCTATACCTTTGGTGTGTCGATCACCGGCCCGCTCGTCAACAACACGTTGCTGTTTGACAAGCTGCCCTATGACCCGGTCAAGGACCTGTCGCCACTGACGCTGGCCGTGCATCAACCCAATGTGCTGGTGGTGCGCAGCGATTCCGGCATCGCCAACATCGCGCAGTTGCTGGAGATGCTGAAGAAGCAGCCGGGCAAGTCAAACTTCCCGTCGACGGGGGCGGGCACCGTGTCGCATTTGTCGGTCGAACTGATGCTGCAGCAGATCGGCAGCAGCGCCACCCACGTTCCGTATCCCTCGTCGCCCGCGGCGTTGACGTCGCTGGTCGCCGGGGACACGCAGTTCGGCGCACTGCCGCCCGTTGCCGTCATGCCGATGGTGAAGGAAGGGCGCCTGAAGGCCCTGGCGGTCACGTCATCGCGCCGGTCGGCCTTGCTGCCCGACATTCCGACCCTGGCGGAAGTGGGCGTGCCCGGGATCGAAGGGTCTGCCTGGATAGGTTTTGTCGTCGGCTCCAAAGTGCCCGCGGCGATCCAGAAGACCTTGTCGGACGCGCTTATCGCTGCCCTGCAAGACCCCACCGTGCGCAGCCGCCTGCAGGCCGTGTACATGGACCCGGTCGGAGAATCGCCCGCGGCATTCCGCAGCTACATGGACGATGAACTCAAACGCTGGGGCCCCTTGATCAAGAAATTGAACCTCAAATCCGAATAG